Sequence from the Clostridium saccharobutylicum DSM 13864 genome:
CTATAGATAATTATCTTGTGGATATAATAAATACTTCTAACCCTGAAAATTATGTTACAGAGCTTATAGTTCCTATAAAATAATTAATAAAAATGTGTAAGTATATGCATGTAATATTTATTTTTATGTGTCTAAATTTTCTAGTAATAAGTATTGACTCTCTAGTTACTGGATGCATTATTCTTTCAAGTATGAAGTTTGAAAGAGGTGTATGTTAATAAGCGAAGAAAGTATGAAAATTAGTGAAAATTACATTGAAAATGAAAAAATAGGCAAGCTTATTATGAAGTTCTCAATTCCTTGTGTCATTGCGATGGTAGTCAATGCTCTTTATAGTACTGTTGATCAGATTTTTATTGGTCATGGGATGGGTTATATTGGAAATGCAGCTACGAATGTAACTTTTCCATTTGTAGTTTTAGCATTGGGCTTTTCGCTGCTTTTAGGAGATGGCGCTGCAGCTTTCTATAGTATAAAATTAGGAGAAAAAAACAAAGAATATGGTGCTATGGCAATAGGTAATGCAATTGTTTTGTTGGTGATTTTAGGTTTGATATTTTTAGCAGTTGGATATATTTTTATGGACAAATTACTCTGGAGTTTTGGAGCTACAAGTAATAACGTTTCTATAGCACTGGATTATATGAGAATAATCTTAATAGGACTTCCTTTTATGATATTGGCAGCAGGTTTAAACTCAATAATACGTGCAGATGGAAGTCCAGAGTATTCTATGTTGGCTATGATAATTGGAGCGGTTATAAATATTATTTTAAATCCTATATTTATATTTCTTTTTGCTATGGGCGTTAAAGGTTCTGCGTTAGCAACAGTAATAGGACAAATTTTATCGTGTATAATTTCTCTAATGTATTTTAAGAGGTTTAAAAATATCAGGTTTAAAAGAGAATATTTAAAACTTGATATAAATGTAAGTAAGGAAATAATGCTTTTGGGAGCATCTAGTTTAATTACTCAATTAGCAGTAACAGTAATAATAATAGTAAGTAATAATATGCTTAAGGATTATGGTGCACAATCAATTTATGGTAGTGATATTCCTATATCAGCAGTTGGTATTGTAATGAAGGTTAATGAAATTTTATTAGGAGTTGTTATAGGTATAGCTATAGGTGGTCAGCCGATTATTGGATATAATTATGGTGCCAAAAACTTTACTCGCGTAAAAGATACATATTTTATGCTTATAAAAGTAGCAACAATTGTATCTATAATAGGATTTATAATATTTCAATTTTTTCCTCAAAGCATAATAAATTTATTCGGCCAAAATGATTTACT
This genomic interval carries:
- a CDS encoding MATE family efflux transporter, translated to MKISENYIENEKIGKLIMKFSIPCVIAMVVNALYSTVDQIFIGHGMGYIGNAATNVTFPFVVLALGFSLLLGDGAAAFYSIKLGEKNKEYGAMAIGNAIVLLVILGLIFLAVGYIFMDKLLWSFGATSNNVSIALDYMRIILIGLPFMILAAGLNSIIRADGSPEYSMLAMIIGAVINIILNPIFIFLFAMGVKGSALATVIGQILSCIISLMYFKRFKNIRFKREYLKLDINVSKEIMLLGASSLITQLAVTVIIIVSNNMLKDYGAQSIYGSDIPISAVGIVMKVNEILLGVVIGIAIGGQPIIGYNYGAKNFTRVKDTYFMLIKVATIVSIIGFIIFQFFPQSIINLFGQNDLLYNEFSLKSFKIFLRLCMFIGFELTTCIFFQAIGHPIKAIILTLCKQTLFIVPLMIILPKFLGVLGVLYAGPCAEMLSVIVAIIFITLELRKMNKYVGIL